The Oryzias melastigma strain HK-1 linkage group LG13, ASM292280v2, whole genome shotgun sequence genome window below encodes:
- the umad1 gene encoding UBAP1-MVB12-associated (UMA)-domain containing protein 1, which yields MLNFLGLRKEPKKVDKEVDGGFVMLGERIEEKRNRGPSTNVIVQPLKPRSTAPPPPLRPPGETVTAAVFPSDQTGGLSGAEAASSLPDLLSDVPFTLAPYILAMQTGLPAVPDLLLSPDVNCRLSSFQYDFSLENSVLHSAAAM from the exons atgctGAACTTCCTGGGTCTTCGGAAAGAGCCGAAAAAGGTCGACAAGGAAGTCGATGGAGGCTTTGTTATGCTCG GTGaaagaatagaggagaagaGGAACAGAGGCCCCTCCACCAACGTCATCGTGCAGCCGTTAAAG CCTCGCTctacagctcctcctcctcctcttcgtccTCCTGGAGAGACGGTCACAGCAGCCGTGTTTCCCTCAGACCAGACTGGGGGGCTTTCGGGGGCTGAAGCTGCATCCAGCCTCCCGGATCTGCTATCCGACGTCCCGTTCACGTTGGCTCCTTACATCCTGGCCATGCAGACGGGCCTCCCCGCCGTCCCAGACCTCCTCCTGTCCCCGGACGTGAACTGCCGCTTGTCCAGCTTCCAGTACGACTTCAGCCTGGAGAACTCTGTGCTCCACAGCGCCGCTGCTATGtaa
- the rpa3 gene encoding replication protein A 14 kDa subunit: MAGIIDVPKPRVNCSMLQQHINKAVCFVARVSKVHPSGKSFTALDGEGKTVTVELNEPLEEELSGVVEVIGMVSNKGVLMAATYNLLREDRGTSFDLDLYNEALKVIQDFPQYYPFEAAVSG, translated from the exons ATGGCAGGAATCATAGATGTTCCGAAACCCAGAGTTAACTGCTCTATGCTGCAGCAGCACATTAATAAAGCTGTGTGCTTCGTGGCCCGGGTTTCTAAG GTTCATCCCTCCGGGAAGTCGTTCACGGCTTTGGATGGAGAAGGAAAGACGGTGACCGTGGAGCTCAACGAGCCG ctggaggaggagctgagcgGCGTGGTGGAGGTCATCGGGATGGTGTCCAACAAAGGAGTCCTGATGGCCGCCACGTACAACCTGCTGCGAGAAGACCGCGGCACCTCCTTTG ATTTGGATCTGTACAACGAAGCCCTGAAGGTCATTCAGGACTTCCCCCAGTACTACCCGTTTGAGGCTGCCGTCAGCGGCTGA
- the col28a1a gene encoding collagen, type XXVIII, alpha 1a translates to MQWLMTLWVLALLLWIPAQCQKRRKKGHRDDNHIITYEGKSLICPLEIMFLVDSSEKAALTLFEQQKQFVVRFSARLVRLHSPGWRVRLRLAVLQYSSSVSVEHNFRDWQDLDVFQSRVSSMALIGHGTYSAYAITNATKMFKEETSSSSLRVALLMTDGEDHPRSPSSVTAATTAKQHGIRMYTIRLSGAPEQGAVGMKLRSMASSPPQQHMFSLSDSQLEDRLFEELSTFVKTRCQQPQSCGCEKGEQGRPGEQGEPGEPGPRGAPGPKGSNGEPGVHGRPGMTGLEGRPGGKGERGSKGECGAAGTKGEQGDRGSPGPTGPKGEQGGRGDPGDPGLEGASGPKGERGPRGSSGPPGDNGLGFPGPKGNKGNQGRPGPHGVPGGGEPGLSGPPGPPGIQGSPGLPGEGLQGPKGERGYEGLKGSRGAPGLGTKGDKGNTGVPGLPGMLGFPGPGLQGEKGEQGPIGPSGPRGPSGLGTAGSKGDQGFPGDPGAPGERGVGEPGSKGEPGPDGAAGIPGIPGEDGAVGAKGEVGSPGQRGLEGEAGTGIPGEKGDRGDRGPRGLPGSPGPVGPPGAKGEPGSTGTSGLPGPAGRGFPGAKGDPGSVGPPGPVGEPGVGIMGPKGTKGSTGSVGPLGPKGEGIPGPQGQPGLPGLQGETGPEGRGLPGPKGDRGSPGVPGLLGPPGIGLYGPKGSPGQPGPSGPHGPPGKGVPGPKGEPGFQGPIGPRGLPGDGLPGEKGDQGKPGDRGKKGERGDAGVSGTPGPSGTPGEKGGPGLTKEEVINIIQEICGCGVRCRGSPLELVFVLDSSESVGPENFEVVKDFVSALIDQMTVSWEAGRVGVVLYSHVGVVVVNLQQQFSQHAIRDAVRGMPYLGEGTFTGTAIHQATQLFQASRPGVRKMALVLTDGQTDPNDSTPLKEAVVAAHADGIKMIAVGVMSKRNALFEDFLAEMKTIASDPDEDHFYLVEDFRSLHTLESDVLKHICDEGHLIRTTSPPNSVSPSESTRPGSSSRTDSEEEEEVEEEEEEEHGQLQTPTVPPAELVTESTEDPWNDLLDVTFTPPDDEGSELTSTLSPQTTPEELPGSTTLIPQTPAALTVSPVSGGGCSQPLDPGPCRLYHVRWYFDPQANSCAQFWYGGCHGNQNNFETEEVCREACVFT, encoded by the exons ATGCAGTGGCTCATGACACTGTGGGTCCTTGCTCTGCTTTTGTGGATCCCGGCTCAGTGCcagaagagaagaaagaaaggGCATAGAGACGACAACCACATCATCACGTACGAGGGTAAAT CCCTCATCTGCCCGCTGGAGATCATGTTCCTGGTGGACAGCTCGGAGAAGGCGGCGCTGACGCTGTTTGAACAGCAGAAGCAGTTTGTCGTACGCTTCAGTGCCAGACTCGTGCGCCTCCACTCTCCTGGCTGGCGAGTGCGCCTCCGCCTGGCCGTGCTTCAGTATAGCAGCAGCGTGTCCGTGGAGCACAACTTCAGGGACTGGCAAGACCTGGACGTTTTCCAGAGCCGGGTGTCCTCCATGGCTCTCATCGGCCATGGGACCTACTCCGCCTACGCCATCACCAACGCCACCAAGATGTTCAAGGAGGAGACCTCCTCCAGCAGCCTGAGGGTGGCGCTGCTGATGACGGATGGAGAGGACCACCCTCGCAGCCCTAGCTCTGTGACGGCCGCCACCACCGCCAAGCAGCATGGGATCAGGATGTATACTATCCGGCTGTCTGGAGCGCCGGAACAGGGCGCCGTGGGCATGAAGCTGAGGTCAATGGCTAGCTCGCCCCCTCAGCAGCACATGTTCAGCCTCAGCGACAGCCAGCTGGAGGACAGACTCTTTGAGGAACTG AGCACGTTTGTGAAGACCAGG TGCCAACAGCCCCAATCCTGCGGATGTGAAAAAGGAGAACAAGGACGCCCCGGAGAACAG GGGGAACCAGGGGAGCCAGGCCCGCGTGGAGCTCCAGGTCCAAAAGGATCCAAT ggggAGCCTGGGGTTCATGGGCGCCCTGGAATGACGGGTCTGGAG GGTCGACCTGGAGGGAAAGGGGAAAGG GGGTCAAAGGGAGAGTGCGGAGCTGCTGGAACCAAAGGAGAGCAG gGAGACCGTGGATCTCCTGGCCCCACAGGACCCAAAGGAGAACAG GGAGGCAGAGGGGACCCAGGAGACCCGGGTCTAGAAGGAGCTTCAGGCCCTAAA gGCGAGCGTGGACCAAGAGGCTCCTCAGGACCTCCTGGAGATAACGGTTTAGGCTTCCCCGGTCCAAAG GGCAACAAAGGGAACCAGGGAAGACCGGGACCACATGGAGTCCCAGGTGGAGGAGAACCGGGCTTATCA GGACCTCCAGGACCTCCTGGGATTCAAGGCTCTCCAGGCCTGCCTGGTGAAGGTCTGCAAGGACCAAAG GGAGAGCGGGGCTACGAAGGCCTCAAAGGCAGCCGTGGAGCTCCAGGACTCGGCACCAAAGGTGATAAG GGAAACACAGGAGTCCCAGGACTGCCAGGAATGCTGGGCTTCCCGGGCCCCGGCCTCCAAGGAGAGAAG GGGGAGCAGGGACCTATTGGCCCCTCAGGTCCCAGAGGCCCTTCAGGACTGGGCACAGCTGGAAGCAAG ggTGATCAGGGTTTTCCCGGAGACCCCGGAGCTCCAGGGGAGAGGGGTGTGGGTGAACCGGGATCAAAG GGTGAGCCCGGACCTGACGGAGCTGCTGGGATACCTGGCATTCCAGGAGAAGATGGAGCTGTGGGGGCCAAG GGGGAGGTGGGCTCACCGGGGCAGCGAGGCCTGGAGGGAGAGGCAGGCACAGGCATACCTGGAGAAAAG GGTGACAGGGGGGACCGGGGACCGAGGGGCCTACCAGGGTCTCCAGGCCCAGTTGGACCTCCTGGGGCAAAG GGAGAACCGGGCAGCACAGGAACCAGCGGCCTACCTGGACCTGCTGGGCGTGGCTTCCCAGGAGCAAAG GGAGACCCCGGCTCTGTGGGACCTCCAGGACCTGTGGGAGAGCCTGGTGTAGGAATCATGGGACCCAAG gGAACCAAAGGAAGTACTGGATCTGTGGGTCCATTAGGGCCTAAGGGAGAGGGCATACCAGGGCCACAG GGTCAGCCAGGTCTGCCTGGACTTCAGGGAGAAACGGGACCTGAAGGGAGAGGACTGCCTGGACCAAAG GGGGACAGAGGCTCACCGGGTGTCCCTGGACTCTTGGGTCCTCCTGGAATTGGACTTTATGGACCAAAG GGCTCTCCAGGACAGCCAGGCCCCTCAGGACCACATGGGCCACCAGGAAAGGGAGTCCCAGGACCAAAG GGAGAGCCGGGCTTTCAGGGGCCAATAGGACCTCGGGGGCTTCCAGGTGATGGTCTTCCTGGGGAGAAG GGAGATCAGGGAAAGCCCGGAGACAGAGGGAAGAAGGGAGAGCGGGGCGACGCAGGAGTATCTGGCACACCTGGACCCTCG GGGACGCCTGGTGAAAAGGGGGGGCCAGGACTCACG AAAGAAGAAGTCATCAACATCATCCAGGAAATATGTG GCTGTGGAGTGAGGTGCAGGGGAAGTCCTCTGGAGCTGGTGTTCGTGCTTGACAGCTCTGAGAGCGTGGGACCAGAGAACTTCGAGGTGGTCAAGGACTTCGTGAGCGCCCTCATTGACCAGATGACGGTGAGCTGGGAGGCCGGCCGGGTGGGTGTTGTGCTCTACAGCCACGTGGGCGTGGTGGTGGTCAacctgcagcagcagttcaGCCAGCACGCCATCAGGGACGCCGTCAGGGGAATGCCATACCTTGGCGAGGGCACGTTCACGGGCACAGCCATCCATCAGGCCACCCAGCTGTTCCAGGCTTCCCGTCCTGGCGTGAGGAAGATGGCCCTGGTGTTAACAGACGGACAGACCGATCCGAATGACAGCACGCCGCTAAAGGAAGCAGTGGTGGCGGCCCATGCAGACGGGATTAAGATGATAGCTGTTGGGGTGATGAGCAAAAGAAATGCTCTATTTGAGGACTTTCTGGCAGAGATGAAGACAATAGCTTCTGATCCAGATGAAGACCACTTCTACCTCGTGGAAGACTTCAGATCGCTGCACA CTCTGGAGAGTGACGTCTTGAAGCACATTTGTGATGAGGGCCACCTCATCAGAACAACCTCTCCTCCAAACAGTGTTTCTCCATCAGAGTCAACCCGTCCGGGATCTTCATCTCGCACAGactctgaggaagaggaggaagtggaagaggaggaggaagaggaacaCGGACAG CTGCAGACCCCCACAGTGCCCCCAGCAGAGCTGGTCACCGAGTCCACGGAGGATCCCTGGAATGACCTGCTGGACGTCACGTTTACCCCGCCTGATGATGAGGGCTCAGAACTGACCTCCACTTTGAGCCCGCAGACCACACCTGAAGAGCTGCCGGGGAGCACCACCCTCATCCCCCAGACTCCTGCAGCGCTGACTGTGTCACCTGTGTCAG GTGGGGGCTGCTCCCAGCCTCTGGATCCGGGTCCTTGTCGGCTCTATCATGTCAGGTGGTACTTTGACCCTCAGGCCAACTCCTGTGCTCAGTTCTGGTACGGAGGCTGCCACGGCAACCAGAACAACTTTGAGACGGAAGAAGTCTGCAGGGAGGCGTGTGTCTTCACGTAA
- the si:dkey-202e17.1 gene encoding glycoprotein-N-acetylgalactosamine 3-beta-galactosyltransferase 1, whose protein sequence is MKNTTLMFSVGLVTGFVLLHSTLNSLPATKTFSVLLGDVNKRRGVQPDLTGATVHSTWNVPHTVRILCWIVTAPKNLESRTRHVRETWAKHCFKTLYMSSAKSDFPTVGLNVSEGRDNLYWKTIRALQHIHQHHLDEVDWFLKADDDTYVIVENLNYVLSKHDPERPVYFGRRFAPFVSQGYMSGGAGYVLSKEALRRFIEGFTTGKCTHFSPIEDMALGKCMETMKVEAGDSRDVIGRQTFHPFPPENYVVPQLPRPQPWFLNYEYYKRVEGPGCCSDFAVSFHYITAVQMYVLEYLTYHLRPYGYKYRFNPEDKEGSGSTVKPLAALR, encoded by the exons ATGAAGAACACCACGTTAATGTTCAGTGTCGGACTGGTGACTGGATTTGTTTTACTACACTCCACACTGAACTCACTTCctgccacaaaaacattcagtgttTTACTTGGGGATGTTAACAAGAGACGGGGGGTCCAGCCTGATCTCACAG GGGCAACTGTCCACTCTACCTGGAATGTCCCCCACACGGTGCGGATCTTGTGTTGGATCGTCACAGCACCCAAGAACTTGGAGTCCCGAACGAGACACGTCAGGGAAACGTGGGCCAAGCACTGCTTCAAAACGCTTTACATGAGCTCAGCCAAGAGCGACTTCCCCACTGTGGGACTGAACGTGAGCGAGGGCCGAGACAATCTCTACTGGAAGACCATCCGGGCCCTCCAGCACATCCACCAGCACCACCTGGATGAAGTGGACTGGTTCCTGAAGGCAGACGATGACACCTACGTGATCGTGGAGAatctaaattatgttttgtccAAACACGATCCAGAGAGACCGGTGTACTTTGGCAGGCGGTTTGCACCCTTCGTCAGCCAGGGCTACATGAGTGGTGGGGCGGGCTACGTCCTTAGCAAGGAGGCGCTGAGGAGGTTCATCGAAGGTTTTACTACGGGAAAATGCACTCACTTCTCCCCCATAGAAGACATGGCTTTGGGGAAATGCATGGAGACGATGAAAGTGGAAGCAGGAGACTCCAGAGATGTGATTGGGAGACAAACCTTTCATCCTTTCCCTCCGGAAAATTATGTTGTTCCACAACTACCGAGACCTCAACCTTGGTTTCTGAACTATGAGTATTACAAGCGAGTAGAG GGTCCAGGTTGCTGCTCAGACTTTGCGGTGTCCTTCCACTACATAACTGCGGTGCAGATGTATGTGCTGGAGTACCTCACGTACCACCTGCGGCCTTATGGGTACAAATACAGGTTTAACCCTGAGGATAAAGAAGGCAGTGGCTCGACGGTGAAGCCTTTAGCAGCTCTCAGATGA
- the sdhaf3 gene encoding succinate dehydrogenase assembly factor 3, mitochondrial: MSGVAHVSRVRALYKRILVLHRFLPLHLRALGDQYVKEEFRRHKGVTEVEAGRFMVEWENYKDTLQAQVLEAAGRGPGSVKFGADLPEQRLSDFQNEQIGQLYELMLESTKPNKQFDVREDER, encoded by the exons ATGTCGGGCGTCGCTCACGTGTCCAGAGTCCGCGCGCTCTACAAAAGGATTCTGGTCCTGCACCGGTTCCTGCCGCTCCACCTGCGAGCTCTGGGAGACCAGTACGTGAAAGAGGAGTTCCGGAGACACAAGGGGGTCACGGAGGTGGAGGCGGGACGCTTCATGGTGGAGTGGGAG AACTACAAGGACACCCTGCAGGCTCAGGTGCTGGAGGCGGCGGGCCGGGGGCCCGGCTCCGTGAAGTTCGGTGCTGACCTGCCGGAGCAGAGACTCAGCGACTTCCAAAACGAGCAGATCGGGCAGCTATACGAGCTCATGCTGGAGTCCACAAAACCCAACAAACAGTTTGACGTCCGCGAGGACGAACGCTGA